The proteins below come from a single Ictidomys tridecemlineatus isolate mIctTri1 chromosome 8, mIctTri1.hap1, whole genome shotgun sequence genomic window:
- the Lca5 gene encoding lebercilin: MGERAKSPNADQERKADKQHSSNYSSEFGSTSQSSGQSSPVSPSSPTVSMGKTSKKQASDNQVYCQSSRKPSPKGLPNKKGVQVGIRSQSLNREPLRKNSDIVTKRVLSARLLKINELQNEVSELQVKLAELLKENKALKRLQYRQEKALNKFEDAELEISQLVVRHNNEITALKERLRKSQEKERATEKRVKDAECELFRTKFSLEKLRKISEARHLPERDDLAKKLVSAELKLDDTERRIKELSKNLELSTNSFQRQLLAERKRAYEAQDENKVLQKELQRLYHKLKEKERELDIKNIYSNRLPKSFLKKEKEITPKKNAACQSDFTDLCTKEVQTIEDCELEELPVTPQTMMICENKWEEPECLTLDLEFQEQDKHEEAGILNPIVNKEEKCIKDQGLQIAKQEIEKLKNEWEREELNEKQKEGEEESELETRSYQMEMYELQSIDKLEEEEEERLKREMLLAKLNEINRELQDSQNLKCPLLPLIPDLGSKLHSSEKISKTYMFSESSERLFNGHQLQDISFFTPKGEGRNSGNIRSPISPNEIAFGSYVPSFAKTPGKSNPFSQKSGLLDLKKNSMEDLSKDSADFIARKEKKANLMEQLFGTSGSSPISSKSSDPNSLAASKGDFESLNFLPGDKSSRGREHDEDEDYFLGEGKNFNPNRHRLKHANNKPAVKAVDSVEDEIEEVALR; this comes from the exons CCTCCAGGAAACCAAGTCCTAAGGGTCTACCAAACAAAAAAGGAGTCCAAGTGGGAATTCGTTCCCAAAGCCTCAATAGAGAACCACTTCGGAAAAATTCTGATATTGTCACAAAACGGGTTCTTTCTGCAAGACTGCTAAAAATCAATGAGTTGCAGAATGAAGTATCTGAACTCCAGGTCAAGTTAGCTGAgctgctaaaagaaaataaagctttgaAAAGGCTTCAGTACAGACAGGAGAAAGCCCTGAATAAGTTTGAAGATGCAGAACTTGAAATCTCACAACTTGTAGTTCGTCATAACAATGAAATTACAGCACTCAAAGAACGCTTAAGAAAATCTCAAGAGAAGGAACGAGCAACTGAAAAAAGGGTGAAAGATGCAGAATGTGAACTATTTAGGACAAAATTTTCCTTAGAGAAACTGAGAAAGATCTCTGAAGCTAGACACCTACCTGAACGAGATGATTTGGCAAAGAAACTAGTTTCAGCAGAGTTAAAGTTAGATGACACTGAGAGAAGAATTAAG GAATTATCGAAAAACCTTGAACTAAGTACTAACAGTTTTCAACGACAGTTGCTTGCTGAAAGGAAAAGGGCATATGAGGCTCAGGATGAAAACAAAGTTCTTCAAAAGGAGTTACAACGACTGTATCACAAATTAAAA gaaaaggagagagaactgGACATAAAAAACATATATTCTAATCGCCTGCCAAAGTcctttctaaagaaagaaaaagaaattacaccAAAGAAGAATG CTGCATGCCAGAGTGATTTTACAGACTTGTGTACAAAAGAAGTACAAACCATTGAAGATTGTGAACTGGAAGAATTACCTGTAACACCACAAACAATGATGATTTGTGAAAATAAATGGGAGGAACCAGAATGTCTTACTTTG GACTTGGAATTCCAAGAGCAAGATAAGCATGAAGAAGCAGGGATTCTAAACCCAattgtgaacaaagaagaaaaatgcattaaagaTCAAGGACTGCAAATTGCAAAACAGGAGATAGAGAAACTAAAGAATG AGTGGGAAAGAGAAGAACTTAATGAAAagcagaaagagggagaagaggagtcCGAGTTGGAGACTAGAAGCTACCAAATGGAAATGTATGAACTTCAAAGTATTGATAAattggaagaggaagaagaagaaagactgaAGAGAGAAATGCTACTTGCTAAACTGAATGAAATCAACAGAGAACTTCAAGATTCTCAGAATCTAAAATGTCCTCTTTTGCCATTAATACCTGATTTGGGATCAAAACTGCATTCCTCAGAGAAAATCTCCAAAACATACATGTTCTCTGAATCCTCAGAAAGATTATTTAATGGGCATCAATTGCAAGACATAAGTTTTTTTACTCCAAAAGGAGAGGGTCGGAATTCAGGAAATATTAGAAGTCCAATCTCTCCAAATGAGATTGCATTTGGTAGCTATGTGCCTTCATTTGCAAAAACACCAGGGAAGTCAAATCCATTTAGCCAAAAAAGTGGccttttggatttaaaaaaaaacagtatggaagACCTTAGTAAAGACAGTGCAGATTTcattgcaagaaaagaaaaaaaagccaatctGATGGAACAGCTATTTGGTACTAGTGGCAGCAGTCCCATTTCCTCTAAAAGCAGTGACCCAAATTCTCTGGCTGCCAGCAAAGGAGACTTTGAGTCTCTAAATTTTCTCCCTGGAGATAAAAGCAGCAGGGGTAGAGAACATGATGAAGATGAAGACTATTTCCTTGgtgaaggaaaaaattttaatccAAATAGACACCGATTAAAACATGCAAACAATAAACCAGCAGTAAAAGCAGTTGATTCTGTAgaagatgaaattgaagaagtagcACTGAGATGA